A window from Ignavibacteriota bacterium encodes these proteins:
- a CDS encoding ABC transporter ATP-binding protein, whose translation MITIQHIAKIYQVGMEEVHALRDVSVNIDKNEYVAIMGPSGSGKSTLMNILGCLDTPTKGLYTFTGKNVSDMNDNELASIRNKEIGFVFQTFNLLPRSNALHNVELPLIYAGVGKEERRERAKDALIKVNLEDRMDHRPNELSGGQRQRVAIARALVTNPSIILADEPTGNLDTKTGEDIMALFENLYTQGNTIILVTHEEYIAEHANRIIRLRDGIVEKDEILSNRRVAKPQHLEV comes from the coding sequence ATAATTACAATTCAACATATTGCCAAAATTTATCAAGTAGGAATGGAAGAAGTTCATGCTCTTAGGGATGTTTCTGTTAATATTGATAAAAACGAGTACGTAGCAATAATGGGTCCATCCGGTTCCGGAAAATCAACTTTAATGAACATTTTGGGATGTTTGGACACGCCGACAAAAGGATTATATACTTTTACAGGAAAAAATGTTAGTGATATGAATGATAACGAATTGGCATCAATAAGAAATAAAGAAATTGGATTTGTATTTCAAACTTTTAACTTATTACCAAGATCAAATGCCTTGCACAATGTTGAACTTCCTCTAATTTATGCCGGAGTTGGAAAAGAAGAAAGACGTGAACGTGCAAAAGATGCTTTGATCAAAGTAAACTTGGAAGATAGAATGGATCATAGACCAAATGAACTTTCTGGCGGTCAAAGACAAAGAGTAGCAATTGCACGTGCTTTAGTTACAAATCCATCAATAATATTAGCGGACGAACCAACCGGAAACTTAGATACCAAGACTGGTGAAGATATCATGGCTCTTTTCGAAAATCTATACACACAAGGAAACACAATTATATTAGTAACACATGAAGAATATATTGCGGAGCACGCAAACAGAATAATTCGTTTACGCGACGGAATTGTTGAAAAAGATGAAATACTTTCAAATAGAAGAGTTGCAAAACCACAACATTTAGAAGTCTAA
- a CDS encoding ABC transporter permease — MTNFLFEIKEGLLISLNAIRANKIRSILTTLGIVIGVTSVVLMSNAIKGIDKSFQDGISSFMGTDNLFIDRWAWFSNVPWWELNKRRPLEIEDYEKYKELAELPIAVSPVHDAGEVTVIKGNNSISSARVSGTNQDYIYTTNLEFAEGRFISELESENARRVIVLGYEYAEKLFPFGNALDQEVQLNGKNYKIIGILKKQGSFLMGAFDPDNQSFIPLNALFKDFQSRFGGSGITIVSRAPNNQMVPEVRDEAIEVMRRIRGLKHNEPDDFSINQQDAFLEMINQSVGVIQIAGLFITGLSLFVGAVGIMNIMFVSVKERTREIGIRKAIGAKKSVILRQFLAESAILCLLGGLIGLFFAIIGGKIIEQFNFPVDLQIDSIILAIGISLITGVLSGLAPAWTAAKMDPVDALRYE, encoded by the coding sequence ATGACCAATTTTCTTTTTGAAATAAAAGAAGGACTGTTAATTTCACTAAATGCAATTAGAGCGAATAAAATTCGCTCAATTTTAACAACACTTGGAATTGTTATTGGAGTAACATCAGTTGTTTTAATGTCAAATGCAATTAAGGGAATTGACAAATCATTTCAAGATGGAATTTCCAGCTTTATGGGAACTGATAATTTATTTATTGATAGATGGGCTTGGTTTAGTAATGTTCCTTGGTGGGAATTGAATAAAAGAAGACCGCTTGAAATTGAAGATTATGAAAAATACAAAGAACTTGCAGAACTTCCTATTGCCGTTTCTCCGGTACATGATGCCGGTGAAGTAACTGTAATTAAAGGAAATAATTCGATTTCGAGTGCAAGAGTTTCCGGAACAAACCAAGATTATATTTACACAACTAATCTTGAATTTGCCGAAGGAAGATTTATAAGTGAATTGGAAAGTGAAAATGCAAGAAGGGTTATCGTTTTAGGTTATGAATATGCAGAAAAATTATTCCCTTTTGGAAATGCACTTGATCAAGAGGTTCAACTCAATGGAAAAAATTATAAAATTATTGGAATTCTGAAAAAACAAGGCAGTTTTTTAATGGGAGCTTTTGATCCCGATAATCAATCATTCATTCCTCTTAATGCACTTTTTAAGGATTTTCAAAGCAGATTTGGCGGAAGTGGAATTACAATAGTTTCCCGTGCTCCAAATAATCAAATGGTTCCAGAAGTTAGGGATGAAGCAATTGAAGTTATGAGAAGAATTCGTGGTTTAAAACATAATGAACCGGATGATTTTTCAATTAACCAACAAGATGCTTTTTTGGAAATGATTAACCAAAGTGTTGGTGTAATTCAAATTGCCGGATTGTTTATTACCGGACTTTCATTATTTGTTGGCGCTGTTGGAATTATGAATATAATGTTTGTTTCCGTTAAAGAAAGAACTCGCGAAATTGGAATTAGAAAAGCAATTGGTGCAAAAAAAAGTGTAATTCTCAGACAATTTTTGGCAGAATCTGCAATTCTTTGTCTTTTAGGCGGGCTAATAGGATTATTCTTTGCAATTATCGGCGGAAAAATTATTGAGCAATTTAATTTTCCAGTTGATTTACAAATTGATTCAATTATTCTCGCAATCGGAATTTCACTTATCACCGGTGTGCTTTCCGGATTAGCTCCGGCTTGGACTGCGGCAAAAATGGATCCGGTAGATGCTTTGAGGTATGAATAA
- a CDS encoding ABC transporter permease — protein sequence MEVFRIALQSLKTNKLRSFLTILGIIVGIFSIISISTILSMLQNTIESNVNSGLSSNTFKITRLPATIMGEDEWNRVRKRKDITIDEYELLKDKLENEVMYIGAEQSSGGKIFKYGNKKTNPDIGFYGGTTEYFPNNQLVIANGRDFNNQDYQRYAKVIVLGDALAKFLFDEKNPVGEEITVNGYKLLVIGVIEKRGDMFGQSRDNFAVTPLTTFQNMFGKRTRSVNIAISLFNNADYEDMVEKTKGYFRTIRKISAGDEEDFSIISGESLLSDIDNMTRGIRIGAYVIALIALLAAGVGIMNIMLVSVTERTKEIGIRKAIGAKKKNILVQFLIESVVLSLFGGIIGIIIGLIIGNIAGSALNAKATIPIDWVIIGVLLCIIVGVGFGTYPAYKASNLDPIEALRYE from the coding sequence ATGGAAGTTTTTAGAATTGCATTACAATCGCTTAAAACAAATAAGCTAAGATCGTTTTTAACAATTCTTGGAATAATTGTTGGAATTTTTTCAATTATTTCTATCAGTACAATTCTTTCAATGCTTCAAAATACAATAGAATCAAATGTTAATTCCGGATTAAGCTCAAATACTTTTAAAATTACAAGATTACCTGCAACAATAATGGGAGAAGACGAGTGGAATAGGGTTAGAAAAAGAAAAGATATAACTATTGATGAATATGAGCTACTTAAAGATAAGTTAGAAAATGAAGTAATGTATATTGGTGCGGAACAATCATCTGGTGGTAAAATATTTAAATACGGAAATAAAAAGACAAATCCCGATATAGGATTTTATGGCGGAACAACTGAATATTTTCCTAATAATCAATTAGTTATTGCAAACGGAAGAGATTTTAATAATCAAGATTACCAGAGATATGCAAAAGTAATTGTTTTAGGTGATGCCTTAGCAAAATTTTTATTTGATGAGAAAAATCCTGTTGGTGAAGAAATTACTGTTAATGGTTATAAATTGTTAGTAATTGGTGTAATTGAAAAAAGAGGTGATATGTTTGGGCAGAGCAGAGATAATTTTGCAGTTACTCCATTAACAACTTTTCAAAATATGTTTGGTAAAAGAACAAGAAGTGTGAACATTGCAATTAGTTTATTTAACAATGCAGATTATGAAGACATGGTTGAAAAAACTAAAGGATATTTTAGAACAATTAGAAAAATTTCTGCTGGTGATGAAGAAGATTTTTCTATTATATCCGGAGAATCTTTGTTATCCGATATTGACAATATGACAAGAGGAATAAGAATTGGTGCTTATGTAATTGCTCTTATTGCGCTTTTAGCTGCCGGTGTGGGAATTATGAATATAATGTTGGTTTCTGTAACAGAACGAACAAAAGAAATTGGAATAAGAAAAGCAATTGGTGCAAAGAAAAAAAATATATTGGTGCAATTTTTAATTGAATCTGTTGTTCTATCTTTATTTGGCGGAATTATTGGAATCATAATTGGTTTAATTATAGGTAATATTGCTGGTTCTGCATTAAACGCAAAAGCAACAATTCCAATAGATTGGGTAATTATCGGCGTTTTACTTTGCATTATTGTCGGCGTTGGCTTCGGAACTTATCCTGCCTATAAAGCTTCTAATCTTGATCCAATTGAAGCACTTCGATACGAATAA
- a CDS encoding ABC transporter permease: protein MAHFLFELKEGLIIAFNAIRANKIRSILTTLGIVIGVASVVLMSTAIKGIDESFQSSATSIMGTDNIFVDKWAWFGTVPWWELRNRRDIDMEVFEKFKEQATLPIAISPRSIRRETATLRDVVVEGCFIVGTNQDYIKTTDLKFTEGRFFTEIESNAGRRICVIGGEIAEKLFPLGNGVDQIIKIGGNKYQVVGINDKQGSFLFGDFNPDNMIYIPIGAMFKDFQNRRWGGGISICVRAPNNLSVPAVKEEAISIMRRIRGLKYDEQDDFSINQQDVLLDMINQQVGVIQIAGLFITGLALFVGAIGIMNIMFVSVKERTREIGIRKAIGAKKRTILGQFLTESAAICLIGGLIGLFIAVLGAKIIEQYNFPVSVQIDAVIIAIGISLLTGVLSGLAPAWTAAKMDPVDALRYE from the coding sequence ATGGCACATTTTCTGTTTGAACTTAAAGAAGGTCTTATTATTGCTTTCAATGCAATTCGAGCAAATAAAATTAGATCAATTTTAACAACGCTTGGAATTGTAATTGGTGTTGCTTCGGTTGTCTTAATGTCAACAGCAATTAAAGGAATAGATGAATCATTTCAATCAAGCGCAACAAGTATTATGGGAACGGATAATATTTTTGTTGATAAATGGGCATGGTTCGGAACAGTTCCTTGGTGGGAATTAAGGAACAGACGTGATATTGATATGGAGGTTTTTGAGAAATTTAAAGAACAAGCTACACTTCCAATAGCAATTTCTCCTCGATCCATTAGGCGCGAAACAGCAACACTTAGAGATGTAGTTGTTGAAGGGTGTTTTATTGTTGGTACAAATCAAGATTATATCAAAACTACAGATTTAAAATTTACCGAGGGAAGATTCTTTACTGAAATTGAAAGTAATGCTGGAAGAAGAATTTGTGTTATTGGCGGTGAAATTGCTGAAAAATTATTCCCACTTGGAAACGGTGTAGATCAAATAATAAAAATTGGTGGAAATAAATATCAAGTAGTTGGTATTAATGATAAACAAGGAAGTTTCTTATTCGGTGATTTCAACCCGGATAATATGATTTATATTCCAATTGGAGCAATGTTTAAAGATTTTCAAAATAGACGATGGGGAGGTGGAATTTCTATTTGCGTTAGAGCTCCCAATAATCTTTCTGTTCCGGCAGTTAAAGAAGAAGCAATTAGTATAATGAGAAGAATTAGAGGATTAAAATATGATGAGCAAGATGATTTTTCTATTAATCAGCAAGATGTTTTGCTTGATATGATAAATCAGCAAGTCGGTGTTATTCAAATTGCCGGTTTATTTATAACCGGACTAGCACTTTTCGTAGGTGCAATAGGAATCATGAATATAATGTTTGTATCAGTTAAAGAAAGAACAAGAGAAATTGGAATTAGGAAAGCTATTGGTGCAAAGAAAAGAACAATTTTAGGTCAGTTTCTCACTGAATCCGCTGCAATATGTTTAATTGGTGGTTTAATCGGTTTATTTATTGCTGTACTTGGTGCAAAAATTATTGAACAATATAATTTCCCAGTTTCGGTTCAAATTGATGCAGTAATTATAGCAATTGGAATATCATTATTAACTGGGGTTTTATCTGGATTAGCTCCAGCATGGACGGCAGCTAAAATGGATCCCGTAGACGCATTGAGGTATGAATAA
- a CDS encoding ABC transporter permease: MEILLVALSSLRANKLRSLLTILGIIVGIFSIITISTIVSMLQNSIEEGVSQLGQTTFQIQKYPAMMNRGDRAKFRNRKDLTIDEYYELRDKLQGQVEAVGAEQWEWGKLFTYENKETNPNVQLVGCTPEAFPNNKWIAEYGRNFNYNDVNRYEKCIVLGKTLAETLFGDLDPIGLEVKVDNKKLKVIGVLEKQATSFGDDKDNFGAIPITTFQNFYGKYGESVNITVSSFSKEDYNDVIEKSVGYFRTIRKVPPGEDDDFAIFSNESVLNDINSMTAGVKIGAYVIALIALLAAGIGIMNIMLVSVTERTKEIGIRKAIGAKKSNILFQFLIESVVLSLFGGIIGIIIGLVVGNLAGSAIGGEFSIPMDWVAIGVLLCVIVGVGFGTYPAYKASNLDPIDALRYE; encoded by the coding sequence ATGGAAATATTATTAGTTGCTTTAAGCTCTTTAAGAGCAAATAAATTAAGGTCTCTTTTAACTATTCTTGGAATTATTGTCGGAATATTTTCAATAATTACGATTAGCACCATAGTTTCAATGCTACAGAACAGTATTGAGGAAGGTGTTTCTCAATTAGGACAAACAACATTCCAAATTCAAAAATATCCGGCAATGATGAATAGAGGTGATCGCGCAAAATTTAGAAATAGAAAAGATCTTACTATTGATGAATATTATGAATTGCGTGATAAATTGCAAGGTCAAGTTGAAGCAGTTGGGGCAGAACAATGGGAATGGGGAAAATTATTTACTTATGAAAATAAAGAGACAAATCCAAACGTACAGCTTGTTGGATGTACACCGGAAGCATTTCCAAATAATAAATGGATAGCAGAATATGGAAGAAATTTTAATTACAATGATGTAAATAGATATGAAAAATGTATTGTTCTTGGCAAAACACTTGCAGAAACTTTGTTTGGTGATCTTGATCCAATAGGATTGGAAGTAAAAGTTGATAACAAAAAATTAAAAGTAATTGGAGTTTTAGAAAAACAAGCAACTTCTTTTGGCGATGATAAAGATAATTTTGGTGCAATTCCAATTACAACTTTCCAAAACTTTTATGGCAAATACGGTGAAAGTGTAAATATTACAGTAAGTTCATTTAGCAAAGAAGATTATAATGATGTAATTGAAAAATCTGTGGGATATTTTAGAACAATTAGAAAAGTTCCTCCCGGAGAAGATGATGACTTTGCTATTTTCTCAAATGAATCAGTATTAAATGATATAAACAGTATGACAGCTGGAGTTAAGATTGGAGCTTACGTAATTGCACTAATCGCTTTACTTGCAGCCGGAATAGGAATTATGAATATTATGCTCGTTTCTGTTACTGAAAGAACTAAAGAAATTGGAATAAGAAAAGCAATTGGTGCCAAAAAGAGTAATATATTATTTCAGTTTTTAATTGAATCTGTTGTACTTTCACTATTCGGCGGAATTATTGGAATTATTATCGGCTTAGTTGTTGGTAATCTTGCCGGCTCTGCAATTGGTGGAGAATTTTCAATTCCAATGGATTGGGTAGCAATCGGAGTTTTACTTTGCGTTATTGTTGGAGTTGGATTTGGTACCTATCCAGCTTACAAAGCCTCAAACTTAGATCCAATTGATGCACTAAGATATGAATAG
- a CDS encoding NUDIX domain-containing protein → MRIVSTLIEAHIIRIKNDNVEFLLLKRSPNEKYPNIWQMVTGKIIVGEKAYETVIREIKEETNLEIDELFVVPKTNSFYNEIDDTIVMIPVFVATIKNFENIALSNEHCEYQWVELQKVKKLLAWPVQKESAKIINDYFTKKYKSLNFIKIENSL, encoded by the coding sequence ATGAGAATTGTATCAACTTTGATTGAAGCACACATTATTAGAATTAAAAATGATAATGTTGAATTTTTATTATTAAAAAGATCACCTAATGAAAAATACCCCAATATTTGGCAAATGGTTACTGGTAAGATTATAGTTGGTGAAAAAGCATACGAGACTGTAATTAGAGAGATTAAAGAAGAAACAAATTTGGAAATTGATGAACTATTTGTTGTTCCCAAAACAAATTCTTTTTATAATGAAATTGATGATACAATTGTGATGATTCCAGTTTTTGTTGCAACAATTAAAAATTTTGAAAATATTGCATTAAGTAATGAACATTGCGAATATCAATGGGTTGAATTGCAAAAAGTAAAAAAACTTTTAGCTTGGCCCGTACAAAAAGAATCTGCAAAAATTATTAATGATTATTTCACCAAGAAATATAAATCTCTAAATTTTATTAAAATTGAAAATTCATTATGA
- a CDS encoding phosphatase PAP2 family protein, whose translation MSLNFLIKLYFLIFILLIFSQKISAQELSNRIDSSKITNIICDDTKLILENNLDYFSRPAQFNTYDWLIFSGIVVSTGLLSTIDEEVKNELRLNQTIFQKDFTKVGKLYGDLISLFGIPLSIYGSGLVFKNKELRTTGRILIESLAAAGIATSVIKIITGRSRPKKNMGEFDFNFFEFKNINVSLPSGHSTVAFTISTVLSERIDNIYASIALYGLASLTAYQRIYSNNHWLSDTFLGAAIGISAGKFFSNLEKKRNEKNPDKFSYQILPSINSSNIGLQIHIQF comes from the coding sequence ATGAGTTTAAATTTCTTGATAAAATTATATTTTCTAATTTTCATTCTATTAATATTTTCACAAAAAATTTCAGCTCAAGAATTAAGTAATAGAATTGATTCATCAAAAATTACAAATATAATTTGTGATGATACAAAATTAATATTGGAAAATAATTTAGATTATTTTTCTCGTCCAGCTCAATTTAACACTTATGATTGGCTTATTTTTTCCGGAATAGTTGTTTCAACCGGATTGCTTTCAACAATTGATGAAGAAGTTAAAAACGAATTGAGATTAAATCAAACAATTTTCCAAAAAGATTTTACAAAAGTTGGAAAATTATACGGAGATTTAATTTCTTTATTTGGAATCCCTTTATCAATTTATGGAAGCGGTTTGGTTTTTAAGAATAAGGAATTGCGAACAACCGGAAGAATTTTGATTGAATCTTTAGCTGCAGCCGGAATAGCAACATCAGTAATTAAAATTATTACCGGAAGAAGCAGGCCAAAAAAAAATATGGGTGAATTTGATTTCAACTTTTTTGAATTCAAAAATATAAACGTTTCATTACCAAGCGGACACTCAACCGTTGCTTTTACAATCAGTACAGTTTTATCGGAGCGAATTGATAATATCTATGCCAGCATTGCATTATATGGATTAGCTTCATTAACTGCATATCAAAGAATTTATTCAAATAATCATTGGCTTTCTGATACTTTTCTTGGTGCTGCAATTGGAATTTCTGCCGGAAAGTTTTTCTCAAATTTGGAGAAGAAAAGAAATGAAAAAAATCCTGATAAATTCAGTTATCAAATTTTGCCAAGTATAAATTCATCTAATATTGGGCTTCAGATTCATATTCAATTTTAA
- a CDS encoding sugar kinase, with translation MDLVVVGSVGLDYVETPFGKIENALGGAATYISLTASYFTQPVKMIGVVGDDFPKEHIEMLENHMVDLENLEIIKNGKTFRWGGKYHYDLNVRDTLYTHLNVFENFNPIIPEKSKENSFVILGNIQPSLQLSVIDQLKGNNFIVCDTMNLWINTTLDDLKKVLAKTNVLIINDSEARLLANEANLIKASRIIREMGPEYLIIKKGEHGALLFHNNTVFSAPAYPLESIFDPTGAGDTFLGGFAGYLHSTIDLNFDNVKRAVIYGSAMASFCVEQFSTKGLEDLDKLQIHDRFIEFRELSKFDDK, from the coding sequence TTGGATTTAGTAGTCGTTGGTTCTGTTGGTTTAGATTACGTAGAAACCCCATTTGGCAAAATCGAGAATGCTTTAGGCGGTGCTGCAACTTACATTTCACTAACTGCAAGTTATTTTACACAACCTGTTAAAATGATTGGAGTTGTTGGTGACGACTTTCCAAAGGAACATATTGAAATGTTAGAAAATCATATGGTTGATTTGGAAAATCTGGAAATTATAAAAAATGGAAAAACATTTCGCTGGGGCGGAAAATATCATTATGATTTAAATGTTAGAGATACACTTTACACACACTTAAATGTATTCGAAAATTTCAATCCAATTATTCCTGAAAAATCTAAAGAAAATAGTTTTGTAATTTTAGGAAATATTCAACCATCGCTTCAGCTTTCCGTAATTGATCAACTTAAAGGAAATAACTTTATTGTTTGTGATACAATGAATTTATGGATTAATACAACTTTGGATGATTTAAAAAAAGTTTTAGCAAAAACAAATGTTCTTATTATTAATGATTCGGAAGCGAGACTTTTAGCAAATGAGGCAAATCTTATTAAAGCTTCAAGAATTATTAGAGAAATGGGACCTGAATATTTAATAATTAAAAAAGGTGAACATGGTGCTTTGCTTTTTCATAATAATACAGTTTTTTCTGCACCCGCGTATCCGCTTGAATCAATTTTTGATCCCACCGGAGCGGGAGATACTTTTCTCGGTGGTTTTGCCGGATATCTTCATAGCACGATAGATTTGAATTTTGATAATGTAAAAAGAGCTGTAATTTATGGAAGTGCAATGGCTTCATTTTGTGTTGAACAATTCAGCACAAAAGGTTTGGAAGATTTAGATAAACTTCAAATTCATGACAGATTTATTGAGTTTAGGGAGCTTTCAAAATTTGATGACAAATAG
- the mtnA gene encoding S-methyl-5-thioribose-1-phosphate isomerase: protein MTNSFNSIEFINDELVLIDQTKLPLIESYIKTNDYERIAIAIERLEVRGAPAIGISTAYAIALSFNKNVENISTHFEKVFSRLSKTRPTAVNLFWALERMKKIFEKNQTSANLYNILLDEAKQIHQEDILMCDKIAENGLQIFRKESVVLTHCNTGKLATGGDGTAFNVIKNGFAKGKVKFVYADETRPLLQGSRLTAFELHKAGIPFSINTDSTAAFLMQNNKIDLVITGADRIAINGDSANKIGTYNLAVLCNFHKIPFYIAAPTSTIDKSCKTGNDIQIEFRDKKEINSFRNEKITDDEYNCFSPAFDLTPNKLISGIITEQKIHFPLYNFGLI, encoded by the coding sequence ATGACAAATAGTTTTAATTCAATAGAATTTATAAATGATGAATTAGTTTTAATTGATCAGACAAAACTTCCTTTGATTGAGTCGTATATAAAGACAAATGATTATGAAAGAATTGCAATTGCTATTGAGCGTTTAGAAGTTAGAGGTGCTCCGGCAATTGGAATTTCTACTGCATATGCAATTGCACTCAGTTTTAATAAAAATGTTGAAAATATTTCAACTCATTTTGAAAAAGTATTTTCACGGCTTTCTAAAACAAGACCAACAGCAGTAAATTTATTTTGGGCTTTAGAAAGAATGAAAAAAATTTTTGAGAAAAATCAAACATCAGCAAATTTGTATAACATTTTATTGGATGAAGCAAAACAAATTCACCAAGAAGATATTTTAATGTGTGATAAAATAGCTGAAAACGGTTTACAAATATTTAGAAAAGAAAGTGTTGTTTTAACTCATTGCAACACCGGAAAACTTGCAACTGGCGGAGATGGGACTGCATTTAATGTTATAAAAAATGGATTCGCAAAAGGGAAAGTCAAATTCGTTTATGCAGATGAAACTCGTCCACTTTTACAAGGCAGCCGACTTACAGCATTTGAACTTCACAAAGCCGGAATACCATTTTCTATAAATACAGATTCCACTGCGGCATTTCTTATGCAAAATAATAAAATAGATTTAGTAATTACCGGAGCAGATCGAATTGCAATAAATGGTGATTCAGCCAATAAAATTGGGACATACAACTTAGCAGTATTATGTAATTTTCACAAAATTCCATTTTATATTGCAGCTCCAACTTCAACAATTGATAAAAGTTGTAAAACCGGAAATGATATTCAAATTGAATTTAGAGACAAAAAAGAAATTAATTCATTTAGAAATGAAAAAATAACAGATGATGAATATAACTGTTTTTCTCCGGCTTTTGATTTAACACCAAATAAATTAATTTCCGGAATTATTACTGAACAAAAAATTCATTTCCCGCTTTATAATTTTGGATTAATCTAA
- the recO gene encoding DNA repair protein RecO, producing MVEIVKNEAIVLKKVNFGDTSLIIHFYTKEHGKISAVIKGAKSGKSKIGSKVDLLNLVEIVYYNKEEKELQLVTQANLIEYFPIIKSDLERLKYASGICELIIKLVLEKDINAKLFRGVVKILTLLNKKESDPIFLFTQFLIFFIKEIGFELNFNNCSICRNSISENDQNAFSYPDGIICENCNSNKITTFEFSKELFKLFTCLTSKNKSISYKKNDLENIIFILEKFLVYHNSEFNGIKSLQIL from the coding sequence ATGGTTGAAATTGTAAAAAATGAAGCAATTGTATTAAAGAAAGTTAATTTTGGTGATACAAGTTTGATTATTCATTTTTATACAAAAGAGCATGGAAAAATTTCCGCAGTAATCAAAGGCGCAAAAAGTGGAAAATCAAAAATTGGAAGTAAAGTTGATTTACTTAATTTGGTTGAAATTGTTTATTATAATAAAGAAGAAAAGGAACTTCAGCTTGTTACTCAAGCAAATTTGATTGAGTATTTCCCAATTATAAAATCTGATTTAGAGCGATTAAAATATGCTTCCGGAATTTGTGAGCTAATTATTAAATTAGTTTTGGAAAAAGATATTAATGCAAAATTATTCAGAGGTGTTGTAAAAATTTTAACATTATTAAATAAGAAAGAATCTGACCCAATTTTTTTATTTACACAATTTCTAATTTTCTTTATCAAAGAAATTGGATTCGAGTTGAATTTTAATAATTGTTCAATTTGTAGAAATTCGATAAGCGAAAATGATCAAAATGCATTCAGCTATCCGGACGGAATTATCTGCGAAAATTGTAATTCAAATAAAATCACTACTTTTGAATTTTCTAAGGAACTTTTCAAATTATTTACATGTTTAACCTCAAAAAACAAATCAATTTCTTATAAGAAAAACGATTTAGAAAATATAATTTTTATATTAGAAAAATTTTTAGTTTACCATAATTCAGAATTTAACGGAATCAAATCACTACAAATATTATAA